A genomic segment from Clostridium pasteurianum BC1 encodes:
- a CDS encoding argininosuccinate synthase, producing MKDKVVLAYSGGLDTSIIIPWLKENYDLDVIAVCVDVGQDEDMNAVKEKAVNSGAFKIYVEDVKEEFVTDYLFKAIKSGAVYEGKYLLGTSFARPLIAKKLVQIAHEEGAKYICHGCTGKGNDQVRFETSIAALDPSIKIIAPWRIWDIKSREDAIDYAAKMGVEVPVTKEKIYSMDRNIWHASHEGGDLEDPRNEHKRDMYVMTTPPEKAKDESTYVSIYFEQGVPKKIDGKELAPVELLELLNKLGGENGIGVIDLIENRLVGMKSRGVYETPGGTILYSAHNELEYLTLQKNTYHYKQLIAQKYAELVYDGLWFTDLKEALDAFIDKTQEHVTGIVKLKLYKGNIMVAGTDTPYALYDEGISSFGASELYDHKDAEGFIKLFSLPCKIKAMKVSKEGK from the coding sequence ATGAAAGATAAAGTTGTTTTAGCCTATTCAGGAGGATTAGATACATCTATAATAATTCCATGGCTTAAGGAGAATTATGATTTAGATGTAATTGCAGTATGTGTAGATGTAGGTCAAGATGAAGATATGAATGCAGTAAAAGAAAAAGCAGTGAATTCTGGTGCTTTTAAAATATACGTAGAAGATGTAAAAGAAGAATTTGTAACAGACTATTTATTTAAAGCCATAAAATCTGGTGCAGTATATGAGGGGAAATATCTTTTAGGAACATCTTTTGCAAGACCATTAATAGCAAAAAAACTTGTGCAAATAGCACATGAAGAAGGTGCTAAATACATATGTCACGGTTGCACAGGAAAGGGAAATGACCAGGTAAGATTTGAAACAAGTATCGCAGCATTAGATCCTTCAATTAAAATTATAGCTCCTTGGAGAATATGGGATATAAAATCAAGAGAAGATGCAATAGACTATGCTGCAAAAATGGGAGTGGAAGTTCCTGTTACAAAGGAAAAAATCTACTCAATGGATAGAAATATCTGGCATGCAAGTCATGAAGGTGGAGATCTTGAAGACCCAAGAAATGAACATAAAAGAGATATGTACGTAATGACAACACCACCTGAAAAAGCTAAAGATGAATCTACTTATGTAAGTATATATTTTGAGCAGGGAGTTCCTAAAAAAATTGATGGTAAGGAATTAGCACCTGTAGAATTACTAGAGCTCTTAAATAAATTAGGTGGAGAAAATGGCATTGGTGTTATAGACTTAATAGAAAATAGACTTGTGGGAATGAAATCAAGAGGAGTATATGAAACTCCAGGTGGAACTATACTTTATTCTGCTCATAATGAATTAGAATATTTGACATTACAGAAAAATACTTATCACTATAAACAATTGATAGCTCAAAAATATGCAGAACTTGTTTATGATGGATTATGGTTTACAGATTTAAAAGAAGCTCTTGATGCATTTATAGATAAGACTCAAGAACATGTAACGGGAATAGTAAAGCTTAAGCTTTACAAGGGAAATATTATGGTCGCCGGAACAGATACACCTTATGCCCTTTATGATGAAGGAATATCTTCATTTGGTGCCAGTGAGCTATATGATCATAAGGATGCAGAAGGTTTCATAAAATTATTCAGTCTACCTTGCAAGATAAAGGCTATGAAGGTTTCAAAGGAAGGTAAATAG
- a CDS encoding isocitrate/isopropylmalate dehydrogenase family protein — translation MSKEYKITLIPGDGIGPEVTEAARLVIEASGVNVNWEVVEAGEKVMEEYNTPLPNYVLESIEKNKIALKGPITTPVGKGFRSVNVALRQKFNLYANVRPVKTYPGVKSRYTDVNFVIIRENTEDLYAGIEHKIGDYAAESIKLITRPASERIAKFAFELAKNEGRRKVTAVHKANIMKFSDGLFLECARKVAEEYKDSDIEFEDVIVDAMSMKLVQNPERYDVLVLPNLYGDILSDMGAGLVGGLGVVPGANVGENIAVFEAVHGSAPDIAGKGLANPLATILSGVMMLRYLGELEAADKIDAAVTKVLEDGTKLTQDLGGAANTSEFAEEIIKNL, via the coding sequence ATGAGTAAGGAATATAAAATAACCCTTATACCTGGTGATGGAATAGGACCAGAAGTTACTGAAGCGGCAAGACTTGTTATAGAAGCTTCCGGCGTAAATGTAAACTGGGAAGTAGTTGAAGCTGGAGAAAAGGTAATGGAAGAATACAATACTCCACTTCCAAATTACGTTTTAGAGAGTATAGAAAAAAATAAAATTGCTCTTAAGGGGCCAATAACTACACCAGTGGGTAAAGGCTTTAGAAGTGTTAATGTGGCATTAAGACAAAAGTTTAATTTATATGCCAATGTAAGGCCAGTTAAAACTTATCCAGGTGTAAAATCAAGATATACAGATGTTAATTTTGTAATTATTAGAGAAAATACAGAAGATTTATATGCAGGTATTGAGCATAAAATAGGTGATTATGCAGCAGAAAGTATAAAGTTAATTACAAGACCAGCCAGTGAAAGAATAGCTAAATTTGCTTTTGAATTAGCTAAAAATGAAGGTAGAAGAAAAGTTACTGCTGTTCATAAGGCAAATATAATGAAGTTTTCAGATGGATTATTCTTAGAGTGTGCTAGAAAAGTAGCAGAAGAATATAAAGATAGTGATATAGAGTTTGAAGATGTAATTGTAGATGCTATGAGCATGAAACTAGTGCAAAATCCTGAAAGATATGATGTATTAGTTTTACCGAATCTCTATGGTGACATACTTTCAGACATGGGAGCAGGTCTTGTGGGAGGTCTTGGAGTAGTACCAGGAGCAAATGTTGGTGAAAACATAGCTGTATTTGAAGCGGTTCATGGTTCAGCACCAGACATAGCAGGAAAAGGTCTAGCTAATCCATTAGCTACAATATTATCTGGAGTTATGATGTTAAGGTATCTAGGAGAATTAGAGGCAGCTGATAAAATAGATGCTGCAGTTACAAAGGTACTTGAAGATGGAACTAAATTAACACAGGATTTAGGTGGAGCTGCTAATACTAGTGAGTTTGCAGAAGAAATAATAAAGAATTTATAA